One Aneurinibacillus migulanus genomic region harbors:
- a CDS encoding M24 family metallopeptidase, translating to METKLRKIRDWMKKEEVDGLLITNGYNRRYVSGFTGSSGCCLLMEDAADLITDFRYIEQATRQAPWFEIVQHQADMLEMAVERAKGHGVKRLGFEKNHITYALYQRLAELADSIELVPVAGAVEASRLIKNADEVQIIKEATAIADKAFSHILTYIKPGVTELAVANELEFYMRSLGATSSSFDTIVASGVRSALPHGVASDKMIETGDMVTLDFGAYYKGYCSDITRTIAVGEPGEKMREIYEVVLRAQLNGVQHIKAGMTGKEADALTRDIIADAGYGPNYGHSTGHGIGLEVHEGPTLSVRGEQKLVSGMVVTVEPGIYLEGIGGVRIEDDVLITEEGCETLTSSPKELLVI from the coding sequence ATTGGATGAAAAAAGAAGAGGTTGACGGACTTCTCATTACGAATGGATACAATCGGCGATACGTATCCGGATTTACCGGTTCTTCCGGTTGTTGTCTGTTAATGGAAGACGCGGCGGATTTGATTACGGATTTCCGGTATATTGAACAGGCAACACGTCAGGCTCCATGGTTCGAAATCGTGCAGCATCAGGCAGATATGCTGGAGATGGCCGTTGAACGGGCAAAAGGGCATGGGGTAAAGCGTCTTGGATTCGAGAAGAATCATATCACGTATGCGTTGTACCAGCGCCTTGCAGAGCTTGCCGACAGTATTGAACTGGTACCGGTAGCGGGTGCGGTAGAAGCATCGAGACTTATAAAAAACGCGGACGAAGTACAGATTATCAAAGAAGCGACTGCCATCGCTGATAAGGCGTTCAGCCATATTCTGACTTATATAAAACCGGGCGTGACAGAGCTTGCAGTGGCAAACGAGCTGGAGTTTTATATGCGTTCGCTTGGTGCGACCAGTTCCTCCTTCGATACGATTGTTGCATCTGGGGTACGCTCCGCGCTGCCGCACGGTGTCGCTTCCGACAAGATGATTGAGACAGGTGATATGGTAACGCTTGATTTCGGGGCATATTACAAAGGATATTGTTCCGATATTACCCGCACAATTGCGGTCGGTGAACCTGGAGAGAAGATGCGTGAAATCTATGAGGTGGTCTTGCGGGCGCAATTGAACGGAGTACAGCATATTAAGGCAGGCATGACAGGAAAAGAAGCCGATGCGCTGACCCGTGACATAATCGCTGATGCTGGATACGGTCCTAACTACGGTCATAGCACAGGACATGGCATCGGATTAGAAGTGCATGAGGGACCGACGCTATCAGTACGTGGTGAACAGAAGCTAGTGTCAGGTATGGTTGTAACGGTGGAACCGGGGATTTACCTCGAGGGCATCGGGGGTGTCCGGATTGAGGACGATGTACTGATTACGGAAGAAGGATGCGAGACTTTGACCAGTTCGCCAAAGGAATTGCTTGTAATTTAA
- the efp gene encoding elongation factor P translates to MISVNDLRPGTTIEYDGAIYSVIEFQHVKPGKGAAFVRTKLRNLRNGSIKETTFRAGEKVSKARIETKEMQYLYASGDEHVFMDTQTYDQITLPTSQIEHELKFLLENMNVSIVMFEGEILGVQVPNSVELTVTETEPGIKGDTASGGTKPAKLETGLVVQVPFFINEGDKLVIDTRNEAYVSRA, encoded by the coding sequence ATGATTTCAGTAAACGACTTGCGCCCGGGCACTACGATCGAGTATGACGGAGCTATCTATTCTGTTATTGAATTTCAGCACGTAAAGCCGGGAAAAGGCGCTGCTTTCGTGCGTACTAAGCTGCGCAACCTGCGCAACGGTTCCATTAAGGAAACGACGTTCCGCGCTGGGGAGAAAGTATCGAAAGCAAGAATCGAGACGAAGGAAATGCAATATCTATATGCGTCCGGCGATGAGCACGTGTTTATGGATACGCAAACATATGATCAAATTACATTGCCGACCAGCCAAATCGAGCATGAACTGAAATTCCTCCTGGAGAACATGAATGTGAGTATCGTAATGTTCGAAGGCGAAATCCTCGGTGTACAAGTACCGAACTCGGTAGAACTCACCGTTACGGAAACAGAACCGGGAATTAAAGGCGATACGGCTTCCGGCGGTACGAAGCCAGCGAAGTTGGAAACTGGACTTGTTGTGCAAGTGCCATTCTTCATTAATGAAGGCGACAAACTGGTTATCGATACGCGCAACGAAGCATACGTATCTCGCGCATAA
- a CDS encoding methyl-accepting chemotaxis protein yields the protein MPSIQNVKEWTPIIQSLIRTKQSAIVVGDANGNVLSSTGSIRFLSPGDVIRRESPIYHVIETRRPAEYNVPQDVYGMPLRVQAFPLDDGVLAITADTSTQNTLKTSIHEVYSVTGQIDASITDLSDMSEQMVSNFNEIEDEITQMNANFASIMEMNKLISYVADQTNLLSLNAAIESARLGDEGRAFGVVAQEMRKLANQTNDSAGQILTQIKYIQSEMDKIKHKIEENNIANAKHESSVTEIAQAIQQMASSMDKINTFAQENF from the coding sequence ATGCCATCAATTCAAAACGTAAAAGAGTGGACGCCGATTATACAATCGCTTATACGCACTAAGCAGTCTGCCATCGTGGTTGGGGATGCGAACGGCAATGTGCTGTCAAGCACAGGCTCGATCCGCTTTCTAAGTCCCGGAGATGTTATACGACGCGAAAGTCCAATATATCATGTAATCGAGACACGCCGTCCGGCAGAATACAACGTACCACAGGACGTATACGGCATGCCGCTTCGCGTTCAGGCGTTCCCGCTCGACGATGGCGTACTAGCCATTACGGCCGATACATCCACACAGAATACACTGAAAACGTCCATTCACGAAGTATACTCTGTGACAGGGCAAATCGACGCGTCTATAACCGATTTAAGTGACATGTCGGAACAAATGGTCAGCAACTTCAATGAGATCGAAGACGAAATTACTCAGATGAATGCAAACTTCGCCTCCATTATGGAGATGAATAAGCTTATCTCTTATGTAGCCGATCAGACAAACTTACTATCGTTGAATGCGGCAATTGAATCTGCACGTCTTGGAGATGAAGGGCGGGCATTCGGGGTAGTAGCCCAGGAGATGAGGAAACTCGCTAATCAAACGAACGACTCTGCAGGTCAAATTCTGACCCAGATTAAATACATTCAAAGCGAGATGGATAAAATCAAGCACAAAATTGAGGAAAACAACATAGCTAATGCCAAGCACGAATCATCAGTTACCGAAATCGCTCAAGCGATCCAGCAGATGGCATCCTCTATGGATAAAATCAATACATTCGCGCAAGAAAACTTCTAG